One Algoriphagus sp. Y33 genomic window, ATCATCAAAGCCGCTGATATTGAATTTCTGCGCACTAAAATTTTGAAAAGAAAACCATCCGATGAGCAAGAATAAATTTTCGATTTGTATTCCTGCCTACAAGAGCAAATACCTCCAAGAATGCATTGACAGCATCTTGGCCCAGACGATTGCGGACTTCGAATTGATCATTTTGAATGATTGCTCGCCAGAGCAGGTTGAGGAGATTGTTTTAAAAAATTCCGATCCGAGAATCCGCTATTTCAAAAATGAAAAGAATGTGGGAGCGTATGATTTGGTGGATAATTGGAACAAATGCCTTGAATTGTCAACTGGGGAATATCTCGTCATAATGGGTGACGATGACCGATTAGCACCGGATTACCTAGCCGAGTTCTCCAAATTGATCGATAGCTATCCAACACTAAATGTCTATCACTGTCGCAGCAAAATAATCGATGACGATGGAAACGATGTCGTGCTCACCCCGGCACTGCCCCCGTTTGAATATGTCTATGACTCGATCTGGCACCGTCTACGTCAGTTGCGGTCCAATTACATCTCCGACTATATGTATAATACTTCTGCTCTGAAAGCTCAAGGAGGTTTCTACAAGCTTCCATTGGCTTGGGGTTCGGATGATATCACGGCATTTATCGCTTCTGCAACGACGGGAATTGCACATAGCAACAAGCCCGTATTTGAGTACCGTAGCAATCGCCTCTCCATCACTTCCACGGGAAATGACCTGCATAAGATGATGGCGGACCTGAGTTATGCCGAGTGGCTGAACCAATTCATGAAAACCAACCCGCCTCATTCTTCGGACAAGGTGATTTATGAGCACTTGCTGGAAGAGCTAGGCAACTACATGCACCAAAAGAAGCTTTACACGATGATGCTGTCTATGCGCAGCAATCCTGTGGAAAAAGCAAAAATCTGGATGAGCAGCCGAGGCCGATTTGGACTGTCAATCAAGGATATTGGAGTTGCCATGGCGAAAAGCATAAATAAAAAAAGCTCTTGACGCCGATGAGCCTAACCACCAAAATCATCTTCAATCCCTGTGAAAACAAGGAAAATCAATACATCGCCATTCTGGTAAATGGGCTTGAAAAGCACGGCTTTGACGTAAGTAAACTGGATGATTTCTTATCCTCCGGAGATCATTACCGCTCCCTCCAACTGGTTCATTTGAACTGGTTTGAAAATCTGGACGATAGTAGTCGGCAAAGCATGTGGAAGAGTTATTTCAGAAAACTGGTAGTTTTGGCAGCTGTGAAATTCGGAAAGAAGAAACTGGTGTGGACCATGCATAACAGGCTTTCCCATGAGAAAAAGTCCGGAAAACTGAGTAGGTCACTCACCCGGAAGCTGGTCTCACAGGCCAATGCGATTGTGATTCATTCGGCCGTGTCCGAAGAGATTTTGCGCAGCCAATATCCAACTCTACAGGCAAAAATCGTCCATATCCCCCATCCTGACTTTATGGATGTGTATGGCCCGATGATTCCTGAAGACCGAGGAAACAGATCATCCCCGCTAAAACTTC contains:
- a CDS encoding glycosyltransferase family 2 protein; this translates as MSKNKFSICIPAYKSKYLQECIDSILAQTIADFELIILNDCSPEQVEEIVLKNSDPRIRYFKNEKNVGAYDLVDNWNKCLELSTGEYLVIMGDDDRLAPDYLAEFSKLIDSYPTLNVYHCRSKIIDDDGNDVVLTPALPPFEYVYDSIWHRLRQLRSNYISDYMYNTSALKAQGGFYKLPLAWGSDDITAFIASATTGIAHSNKPVFEYRSNRLSITSTGNDLHKMMADLSYAEWLNQFMKTNPPHSSDKVIYEHLLEELGNYMHQKKLYTMMLSMRSNPVEKAKIWMSSRGRFGLSIKDIGVAMAKSINKKSS